One window of the Natrinema sp. CBA1119 genome contains the following:
- a CDS encoding DMT family transporter encodes MVSRRTAVFFALSSLFFGGTFVAAKAGLAYFPPLLFVALRFDVAAVVMLAYVGLTSSRSELLPRTRGDVGGILATGVLAIGLTNALLFVGQQYVTSAVASIMYSLNPIMTPVFAAFLLSDERLSPRGGAGMGLGLLGVGLVVSPDPANLLGGAVGKGILFVGAIAAALGAVLIRRADSDLSSTVRVAWGLPFAAALSHLLAWASGESATAITWSTEAILALGYVSIFAGVIAYIAYFGLIDTAGAIRANLIFYVVPVVSTLGGWALLGETIDALAIAGFLTIFAGFAVLGSASIDVRSLLPSALTDGILPDAITDASLPDDESGVREEPRGYRSD; translated from the coding sequence ATGGTCTCCCGTCGCACTGCCGTTTTCTTCGCCCTCTCGAGTCTGTTCTTCGGCGGGACGTTCGTCGCCGCAAAGGCCGGACTCGCCTACTTCCCGCCGCTGCTGTTTGTCGCACTTCGGTTCGACGTCGCCGCAGTGGTCATGCTTGCGTACGTCGGTCTGACGTCGTCCCGGTCGGAGCTACTTCCGCGGACGCGCGGTGACGTCGGGGGCATCCTCGCGACCGGCGTGCTCGCGATCGGCCTGACGAACGCGCTGTTGTTCGTCGGCCAGCAGTACGTCACCAGCGCGGTCGCTTCGATCATGTACAGCCTCAACCCGATCATGACTCCGGTGTTCGCCGCGTTCTTGCTCTCCGACGAGCGCCTCTCTCCGCGCGGTGGGGCCGGCATGGGACTCGGCCTGCTCGGGGTCGGCCTCGTCGTGAGCCCGGACCCCGCGAACCTGCTGGGGGGTGCCGTCGGCAAGGGGATCCTCTTCGTCGGCGCGATCGCCGCCGCGCTGGGGGCCGTCCTCATCCGCCGGGCCGACAGCGATCTCTCGAGCACGGTCCGCGTCGCCTGGGGACTGCCCTTCGCCGCGGCGCTAAGCCACCTGCTGGCCTGGGCAAGCGGCGAGTCGGCGACCGCGATCACGTGGTCTACCGAGGCGATCCTCGCGCTGGGCTACGTCAGCATCTTCGCCGGCGTCATCGCGTACATCGCTTACTTCGGCCTCATCGATACGGCCGGCGCGATCCGCGCGAACCTGATCTTCTACGTCGTCCCCGTCGTCTCGACGCTCGGCGGCTGGGCGCTGCTCGGCGAGACTATCGACGCGCTCGCGATCGCCGGCTTCCTGACGATCTTCGCCGGCTTCGCGGTCCTGGGAAGCGCCTCGATCGACGTCCGCTCGCTGCTCCCGAGCGCCCTCACTGACGGGATACTTCCGGACGCTATCACCGACGCGTCGCTTCCCGACGACGAGTCGGGGGTCAGGGAGGAACCCCGCGGCTACCGCTCGGACTAG
- the pth2 gene encoding peptidyl-tRNA hydrolase Pth2 — translation MKQAIVARTDIGMGQGKLAAQVAHASLSAYEKADSQLQDQWKQGGQKKVVLKGQSERQLHELSEIAKSEGIPTAIIRDAGHTQLEPGTVTALAVGPAADDRVDSVTGELSLF, via the coding sequence ATGAAACAGGCAATCGTCGCTCGCACCGACATCGGCATGGGACAGGGAAAGCTCGCGGCGCAGGTCGCCCACGCGTCGCTGTCGGCCTACGAAAAGGCCGACAGCCAGCTACAGGATCAGTGGAAACAGGGCGGCCAGAAGAAAGTCGTCCTGAAGGGCCAAAGTGAGCGGCAACTGCACGAACTCTCCGAGATCGCCAAGAGCGAGGGGATTCCGACCGCCATCATCCGGGACGCCGGACACACCCAACTCGAGCCCGGGACCGTCACCGCGCTGGCCGTCGGCCCGGCGGCGGACGATCGTGTCGATAGCGTGACCGGCGAACTCTCGCTGTTCTAG
- a CDS encoding winged helix-turn-helix domain-containing protein — MESALEEIEFLALSANRVEVLGLLAEGRHTRNELATATGASQATLGRILGDFEDRSWIRHDGSEYVATATGRLVAEGFTDLQEILETEGKLRDIVDYLPTHAMDFDLRRLSDATITVPSATRPNAPLSRLLDFIRDGDDVRTFSHTFNGQTLRVVRERVTAGNQRFSGVFGRSAIDALADESELRDQLEALLAAEDAEIRVREEGVPIAIMIVDDVVYLLLRDENGILRASVDTDDDAVRSWAEDSLDHYWRTATPLEGETLSD, encoded by the coding sequence ATGGAATCGGCGCTCGAGGAGATCGAGTTTCTCGCGCTCTCGGCGAACCGCGTCGAGGTGCTCGGACTGCTGGCGGAGGGACGACACACGCGCAACGAACTGGCGACCGCGACCGGCGCTTCGCAGGCGACGCTGGGACGGATTCTCGGCGACTTCGAGGATCGATCGTGGATCAGACACGACGGGAGCGAGTACGTCGCGACCGCCACGGGTCGGCTCGTCGCGGAGGGGTTTACCGACTTGCAGGAGATCCTCGAGACGGAAGGGAAACTCCGCGATATCGTGGACTACCTGCCGACGCACGCGATGGACTTCGATCTCCGGCGGCTCTCGGACGCCACGATCACGGTCCCCAGCGCGACGCGGCCGAACGCGCCGCTGAGTCGCTTACTCGATTTCATCCGTGACGGTGACGATGTCCGGACGTTCTCCCACACGTTCAACGGACAGACGCTGCGCGTCGTTCGAGAGCGCGTGACCGCCGGTAACCAGCGGTTCAGCGGGGTCTTCGGCCGCAGCGCGATCGACGCGCTGGCCGACGAGTCGGAGCTTCGAGACCAACTCGAGGCGCTACTTGCAGCCGAGGACGCCGAAATACGGGTCCGCGAGGAGGGCGTCCCGATCGCGATAATGATCGTCGACGACGTCGTCTACCTCCTCTTGCGCGACGAGAACGGCATCCTCCGGGCCTCCGTCGATACCGACGACGACGCCGTCCGCTCGTGGGCC